TCAAAATATGTGATCTATGGAGAGGAGCCTTGACCCAACGGTAAGAGTTGTTGTCTCATGATCAtgagatcatgggttggatccGTGGAAATAGCCTTGTGTAAGGCTCTGTTCAGTAAACCTAATGTCCTGCCCTTTTCTGGGCTCGCACAGCGGGAGCTTAGTGCAAAGGCTGCTGGTATTATGAATTTGATTGCTTCGATAATTTAATTTACTTTGTTCGTTCTCTCCAAGAAATTTATGCTTACGATGTTTGTAATTTGAATTAGACTTATGAGTAGTGCTTACAATGTTTGTTGCCAAGTGAACAAGTGCcgccttttcttttttgttgttttatCTCGAAAAGATAGTTGTAGTAGTTCATAAAACCCATGAACTCGATACTCCTTTTGTCCCAATTTATAGgactcatttttctttttagtcggtgtcaaaaagaatgacatatttgtatatttaataacaatttaactttaaaataactattttacccTTAAAGAAATGATTTATAGCCCCAAAAACATCTATaacttattttagaccacaagtttcTAAAGTCTATCgttctttcttaaactccgtgtcaAGACAAACTACATCACATATGAATTGAGACTGAGGGAGTAGTGGTTTATAAAAACTATGAGAAGTTCAATTctcattttgtttgtttttctttttcagaaATAATGTTTTATTTTACAATTTGATAACCACTTCTTTAACAGAGAATCAGAATTGGATTTTGATGTAGTCAACTCCTAAGATTAATTCATTAAAGAAGAAAATtctctaaatacatttgtgatAAATGAGTTCCCTATGACATGGTCTTGCAATGTGGTAGTCAATAGGGGATCCATAACTTTAAGTTAGTGGGTGGTCCGAAGATAAATTCGTTGAAGAAAATTCTGTTAATACTTTTGAGGAGGTCTGTGATTACTTATTGATAACAGAGTTGTGTATGACATAATCTTGCCATGTCATAGTTAGAGACGGATCCAAGATTTTAAGCTAGTGGCTGTGGAGTAATCACTACTTAACTTTGACAAGGGTTTCGAACTTAACATAgatttacattttaaaaaaaattcactatATATCTGCTGGTAGCACTCGTTTCCTTCAACATTTCAGTCCATGGTGGCAGTTGACTTGAGTTTACCTTCTAAGCGCCGAAGGAAATTTTGTGATTCTTTTTACCCTTAAAGATTCTCTGAAGTTGATACGAAGTAGAATACCGACTAGTTCATTGTTGATATGCAGTGTACATATGTGTTTGTGCATTGTACAAAGCTTCTTTACTTGTGTGTAAATGTGATGCTTTTCTTGTTAACACTGTGAAAAGATTGTGTTTATTGTGCAATCTCAAGCTTCACACATAATTCTCTAGTCGAGCATATCTCAGCTTATGCCTTTGACCTTTTATTTCGTAGTTAGCAAGTAATATATAGTGTATCCCTATGATACATTGAAACTCACTATTTCCAATTTACGTTTGTGTAGTGATTTACATTCTAGTTCGCATACTATCTTATTCCTTTGTTGTATGTTTATGAGatgaaattacaagattactTTTCTGGATCTCCTTAGCTGAGAGGTGTAATATCTGTTTCATTTTCCAGATTGAACGCCATACGGCtggaggagaaggagaaaagGGAGAAAGAAATTGTTAGGGAAATCATTGAAGAAGCAGAGGAATACAAAAGAGAGTACTATAGGAAATGGAAACTTAGATGTGAGAACAACATAGCTGCTAACCGGGAGAAGGAGAAGGTGAGACCTATAgctataaaaattaaaagtcttTCTGAGGCATTTTACTTAAATTTACGGTTAGTTAACTAGTTTTGGCATAAATTTGCTAGTGCTGTGTGCTTGTTTTCCAAACAGTTGCTTTAGTTGGAAGGAAAATTATCACTGGTCTGACATATCATGCATCTAGTTACCTTCTCTTCCTAGTTGTTGCGTTCAACTCTTCGGAATAGGATATGAACATAGAGACAGGGAGGATTAACCTAGTAAAAGTACTATCAATTTTTAAATCATGTTActttttactctctctttttaaGTTaccaatttaattaaaaaaaataggttGTCACTTTCTAGTCAACCATGTTTTTTTTTGCTTCGGTTATCGTATTATTTGCTATTGCTACTGTTTAGTTTTTCATTATTTGCTTTAAATTGTTTGTGTGATTACACTAGTTATGTTGTTTGTTTGTTGCTTCCTTTAAATTGCTAtatttgagtcgagggtctttcggataCCTCTCTACCTTCCCAAGGGGTATGTGTGAGGGGGTGGGGTAGGGTGGGGGGTCTGCGTACTCACCTTGATCCCTAGACCTCACTTATGagattacattgggtatgttgttgttagtaCTTTCTACTCAACCATGCAGGCACACAGAAAAGCAGTTGCTACATTTATCTGTTTACATTTCATATGATTTAGCGTTAGCATTGCGTAAGAGgtgtaaattaatttttgaaagttgaaattttCCACCAGTTATCAAATTGTGCTGATAACCTTTAGTACAATCTATGCTGAGTATTTGTGCTTTAGTGAGATTTATTTGCTAATCTGCAGAGAGTTAATGTCTTTGGTTATATGGTTTGTCAAATCTCTAATCGTAGTCCCACAGTACGGCAAGTTCCTCCCCAGTCAATCGATGTGTTGGAGTTCATGtgtcatctttttctttttttcagttATTCTTGGCAAACCAAGAGAAGTTCCATACTGAAGCTAATAAATCTTATTGGAAGGCAATTGGAGAGCTTATCCCAAAGGAGGTCCCGACCatagaaaagaaaggaaagaaggaTAAGGAGAAGCAGGCATCCATCATTGTCATCCAAGGACCCAAACCTGGCAGGCCAACTGAACTCTCTAGAATGCGTCAAATACTTGTGAAACTCAAACACAACCCGCCTGCACATATGAAGTCTTCACCAAAACCATCTTCAGAACCTGGAAAAGATGCAAAGACAGGAACAGAAACTTCTGTTGCATCTGCGTCTGCAAAGCCTCAAGCTACTACTGCAGCACCTTGAAGGCTTATCCACTGCTGCATAATGAAAATGCTACTGTGTTGATCATGTAAAGCAATCATCCTTTACGTTAACTTAAATGTTATGTGAGTTTGAGAATAACTCCTATCAGGAAGTCTTTACCTTCATTTCTAGTTTTAGGAGCTAATATGTGCATAAAGAAAAGTTTCTCCTAGTTTCTATCCTTTACTGTGTTCAATGTTCATAGTCTCAGCTGTAAACTACATCTTCATATCTGAAATTTGGAGTTGCATAGTGTAGCTCATTCTGTGTGATTGTCTCTCTTTCTTCCTTATCAGCTACTGCAAACTTTACATTACATgagaaaatttataaaaagggGCAAGTCTAATGAGAGAATACATTTACTCCTTGCCATCAGCTCAGCAATatacaagtataaagaacaaGAACACCAGTTAACATTATCTAGGAAGCATTTGGGTGACACTCTGAAAACTCTCAAACTTTGTTGATGTTGCAAAAGGATTTACAGATGGCACCCCATTCTTCCCCGCGGAGGATGATTTCTGCAGACTACCATAACTTGATCGTTTCAAGCTATGTGGTCTATAAACTCCTGGTTCAGTTAACGACTTCTCGTTGAGGTTGACTTCTTTAGACAACATCTCAAGCACTTGTTTCATATTAGGTCTTTGGGTAGGTGCAGCTTGTGTGCAAAAGAGAGCAACTTTGATGAAGCGCAGTAATTCAGCTTCTGAATACTCTGTTAGCTCTGGATCAACGATTTCCAGAAGTCGCCCTTCTTCTCTAAGCTTCCATACCTGCAACGCGTAAACCTTGAAAATCTAGTATTTTTAACTGACTTTCATCTCAAACATTATTATTACTGATGAATCTTGAAGATAATAAAGCTGAAAGTATAGTCCTACCCATTCCACCAGAACCAAGAGATCCACTCCAAATGCTGATTTACTACTGCTTCTTCCACTTATGATTTCAAGTACAAGAACTCCGAAACTGTAGACATCTGCCTTTTTCGTGAGTTGTCCAAACAAG
This DNA window, taken from Solanum dulcamara chromosome 3, daSolDulc1.2, whole genome shotgun sequence, encodes the following:
- the LOC129882376 gene encoding clathrin light chain 2-like → MSSHDPVNGTGTGTGAAAMTPPLDDGGDFEGATEDSGVYVFGSETVMSETRSTGENGPILPTPERMVAEEGFALREWRRLNAIRLEEKEKREKEIVREIIEEAEEYKREYYRKWKLRCENNIAANREKEKLFLANQEKFHTEANKSYWKAIGELIPKEVPTIEKKGKKDKEKQASIIVIQGPKPGRPTELSRMRQILVKLKHNPPAHMKSSPKPSSEPGKDAKTGTETSVASASAKPQATTAAP